In Sulfuricurvum sp., the sequence CCGAACCGAGGTCTGAACGAACGCGGTCAAGCATTTTTTGTGCTGTTTCTGCAATACTCATTACCGCCATCGCACCTTTAAGTGTTGTTACACCTGCTGTTTTATCTGCTGTAATGTTCTCTGCATTCGAGTTGGCATTGAAGCCCATAGCACTCGCGATATCGGCACTGATTGCACCGCGGATATCACGGAGATTGACTGTTTTTTCAGCCAAACCGGAAGACATACCGACACCGGCTGTTGAAATACCGCGGATGTCTTTTCCGTCCAAACGGGTCAAGCTCAAACGGCCATAGTTCTCAACCGCAGCTGCAGATAGACCTGCAATGGCATCAACGCCGGTACCGGAGACTTTGATCCCCCGTCCATCCGCACTGTTAAGAACCAAACGCCCGCGGCTGTCTACGGATGCGACAACACCGGTAGTATCTTTAACCGCATTGATCGCTGCTACCAACGCACCGTTTTTATCATTCGCTTTTACATCGACAAGTCCGATAGTAACACCGTTGATGGTCAATCCGCTGATAGTACCGGATGCAATCACTGCACCTCCCGTTGCTTGAACGCTAAAAGACGCTTTTACCCCCGTTTTATCCGATGATTTGTTAATGATCTCTGACAATACACCAAGACCGGTACCGGCACCTGTAGAAATAACAACCGATTCAAGAGTGATATCGTTTTTACCGTCTACTGCCGAGAAAGTAAGTGTTGCAGCTGAAACACCGGCCACAATCGTGCCACCTGTCTCAAAACGTGTTTGACCGATTTTATCAGAACTGGTTGCTCCGATAGACGCTTTAACACTTTGATTTGAGTATGCACCGATTTGGAACTCTTTATTGGTAAATTGACCGGAAAGAAGTTGTTGACCATTGAATGAAGTGGTACCCGCAATGTTGTCAAGCTCTTCCATCAAACGGGTAATATCCGCTTGAAGCGCTTTACGAGAATCGGTTGTTTGACCGTCTTGTGCCGCTTGAGTCGCTTTCGTTTTAATCGTATCGAGAATTTTGAGCTGTTCATCCATCGCTTTATCAGCCGTTTGGATAATACTGATACCGTCATTTGCATTGGAAATTGCTTGTCCGAGTGCACTTGATTGTGAACGAAGTGAATCCGCAATCGCCATCCCTGAAGCATCGTCCGCCGCACTGTTAATACGAAGACCTGAAGAAAGTTTTGACAATGAACTGTCCAAATTACGGTTGTTCATTGACGCAGATGTATGCGCATTTAACGCTGCAATATTGGTGTTAATTCTGAAACCCATGATAAATCCTTAGGAAGTTTTTTGCATCCGTGCAATTCTAAAAATTTATAAAAGCAAAAAATATTCCAAAAATGATTATTAACTAATAGTATAAAGAAAGAAGATTGAATAAAAAGGAGGGAGATGCCTCCCCATCGGGAGACATCTAAAAGAAAGCGATACTTTAAGCTTGTTACTATTGTAACAAACGAAGTACGTTTTGTTGTACTGCATTCGCTTGAGTCATAGCATAACTTCCTGATTGGGCAAGAATGTTATATTTAGAGAAGTTCGCAGATTCTGCCGCAAAGTCAACATCACGGATATTTGATTCTGCCGCTTTAACGTTAACTTGAGTAACCGAAATATTATTAACGGTTGAAACCAGCTGATTTTGTACCGAACCGAGGTCTGAACGAACGCGGTCAAGCATTTTTTGTGCTGTTTCTGCAATACTCATTACCGCCATCGCACCTTTAAGTGTTGTTACACCTGCTGTTTTATCTGCTGTAATGTTCTCTGCATTCGAGTTGGCATTGAAGCCCATAGCACTCGCGATATCGGCACTGATTGCACCGCGGATATCACGGAGATTGACTGTTTTTTCAGCCAAACCGGAAGACATACCGACACCGGCTGTTGAAATACCGCGGATGTCTTTTCCGTCCAAACGGGTCAAGCTCAAACGGCCATAGTTCTCAACCGCAGCTGCAGATAGACCTGCAATGGCATCAACGCCGGTACCGGAGACTTTGATCCCCCGTCCATCCGCACTGTTAAGAACCAAACGCCCGCGGCTGTCTACGGATGCGACAACACCGGTAGTATCTTTAACCGCATTGATCGCTGCTACCAACGCACCGTTTTTATCATTCGCTTTTACATCGACAAGTCCGATAGTAACACCGTTGATGGTCAATCCGCTGATAGTACCGGATGCAATCACTGCACCTCCCGTTGCTTGAACGCTAAAAGACGCTTTTACCCCCGTTTTATCCGATGATTTGTTAATGATCTCTGACAATACACCAAGACCGGTACCGGCACCTGTAGAAATAACAACCGATTCAAGAGTGATATCGTTTTTACCGTCTACTGCCGAGAAAGTAAGTGTTGCAGCTGAAACACCGGCCACAATCGTGCCACCTGTCTCAAAACGTGTTTGACCGATTTTATCAGAACTGGTTGCTCCGATAGACGCTTTAACACTTTGATTTGAGTATGCACCGATTTGGAACTCTTTATTGGTAAATTGACCGGAAAGAAGTTGTTGACCATTGAATGAAGTGGTACCCGCAATGTTGTCAAGCTCTTCCATCAAACGGGTAATGTCCGCTTGAAGCGCTTTACGAGAATCGGTTGTTTGACCGTCTTGTGCCGCTTGAGTCGCTTTCGTTTTAATCGTATCAAGAATTTTTGTTTGTTCATCCATCGCTTTATCAGCCGTTTGGATAATACTGATACCGTCATTTGCATTGGAAATTGCTTGCCCCAATGAGCTCGCTTGTGAACGAAGTGAATCCGCAATCGCCATACCGGATGCATCATCCGCCGCACTGTTAATACGAAGACCTGAAGAAAGTTTTGACAATGAACTGTCCAAATTACGGTTGTTCATTGAAGAAGCAGTATGCGCATTAAGCGCCGCAATATTCGTGTTAATTCTGAAACCCATGATAAATCCTTTTATCGCAAGAGCTTTTTGCTCTTAAGTTAGTTCAGCGTCCTTGCTGTTACAGACTATATCGGGACATAAACAAAAAACTTTAACGATTTTGTAAAAAATTTTGTTACACTTTCGCAACTCATCCATATATATAGGATTCACTTTTTGAAACTCATCATCGTAGAGTCTCCGGCTAAAGCCAAGACTATCAAAAACTTTCTCACTAAAGATTACGAGGTTATTGCCTCCAAAGGGCATATCCGTGACCTCCCGAAAAATCGTTTCGGCATTAAAATCGATGACGAGAAAATCGTTGCCGAATATCGGATCAGCGAAGACAGTACCGCAACGGTCAAACAGATACAGGAATTGGCCAAAAAAAGCGATACCATTTATATCGCGACCGACGAAGACCGCGAAGGAGAAGCAATCGGATGGCATATCGCCCATGCAATCGATAAAGATCCCGAATCACTGCCCCGGATCGTATTCCATGAGATTACCAAAAATGCGATCATTCATGCACTCGAAACACCGCGTACCATCGATATGGATCGTGTCAATGCCCAACAGGCACGCCGATTGCTCGATCGTATCGTAGGGTATAAACTCTCACCTCTCCTTGCTTCTAAAATCCAAAAAGGGTTGTCGGCTGGACGGGTACAATCCTCTACCCTCAAAATCGTCGTCGACCGTGAACGTGAAATCCGTGCGTTTATTCCCGAAGAATATTGGACAATCGATACACTGTTCAAAAAAGATATTGAAGCGACTCTCGTCAGTTTTGAAAATGAAAAAATCGACAAACTCACGATCAAAACCGGTGATGAAGCTGCACGTATCGTAGATTCTCTCAAAAAAGAGGCGTTTAAAGTCGGTGAAATTGAGACCAAAGAGCGTAAATCCTCTACCCCTCCTCCGTTTATGACGTCAACGCTTCAACAAACCGCCTCATCTCAACTCGGTTTTTCTCCGAAAAAGACCATGATGGTTGCCCAAGCACTTTATGAGGGGGTCAAAACTCCCGAAGGCACCAGCGGGGTCATCACCTATATGCGTACCGATTCACTCAATCTTGCGGCGGAAGCGGTGGAAGCGGCGCGTGAAGTCATCTTGAACCGTTACGGCAAAGAGTATCTGCCTGCACAAGCAAAAGTGTATACGAAAAAGTCCAAAGGGGCGCAAGAGGCGCATGAAGCGATCCGCCCTACCATGCTCGGCTTTACTCCGGAAGTTGCTGCGACTTATCTAAAACCCGATGAGATCAAACTCTATCGTCTCATTTACAACCGCTTTTTAGCATGTCAAATGAACGATGCGCGATTTGAGCAACAAAGCATTACTTTTGAAAGCCCGAAAGCGCAGTTCCGCGCAACGGGGCGTAAACTCTTGTTTGACGGTTTTTACCGTGTGACCGGAAGCGATGACAAAGACAAATTGCTCCCTTCGCTTACCACAGGAGATGCGATCGATATCCAAAGCATCACCCCAGAACAGCACTTTACCGAACCGCCGGCACGTTATTCCGAAGCAAGTCTGATTAAAAAACTCGAATCGGAGGGGATCGGCCGACCGTCGACCTACGCACCGACGATCAGTACCCTCCAGGCTCGTAACTACATCGAGATCGAAAAACGGGCCATCATCCCGACCGAGATTGCCTTTACCGTAACCGAGATGTTGGAAAACCATTTTAATGAAATCGTCGATGCATCCTTTACCGCGACAATGGAAGAGACGCTGGATGAAATCGGTGAAGACGGCAAATCGTGGCATAAAATTTTGCTCGATTTTTATTATCCGTTTATCGAAAAAATCGAAGCGGGAAAAACCAATATCGTCAGTCTTAAAATGGCTAAACCGCTTGGCCGAAACTGTCCTCAATGCGGAAGTGAACTGCTCCTGCGCTCGGGACGTTTCGGAGAGTTTATCGCCTGCAGCGGTTTTCCGAAGTGTAAATACACCGAACAAACGGAAGAGAACCAAAAAGAAAACCCTGCGACTCCTGATGAAGTGAGCGAAGAGGTGTGTGACAAATGCGGCAGTGCTATGGTCGTGAAAAACGGTCGTAACGGGAAATTCTTGGCATGCAGCGGCTATCCGAAATGCAAAAATACCAAAACGCTGAATCAAGAGACAAAATTCTCAGAAGTACCGTGTCCTGAATGCAGCGGAAAACTTCTTTGGAGACAATCCCGCCGCGGTGCATTTTGGGGGTGTGAACATTATCCGAAATGTAAATTCATCTCCAAATTCGAGCCAAGTGATAAAAAATGCCAAGTCGAAGGGTGCGGAGGTGCATTGGCGCCGCGGACGTATCGCAATAAAGAAGTGTATGAGTGTGTCAAATGTAAGGACCGTACACCAAGAGAGGAAAATGCGTGAAAATCGGGCTTTTGTCAGACACCCATACTAAAAAAGGGCGTTCGCAAAAAGCAATCGATCATCTTAAATCTCAAGGAGCTGAGTTTTTGATTCATGCCGGGGACATCGTCAAACCTGAAATCCTCGAGCAACTCAAAAATAGCGGATTACGTTATGTTGCCGTGTATGGCAACAATGACGCCGGTTTGATCGAACATCACACCAGATACAACCTTGTTCAAGAACCGCACTATTTTAAACTCGGCGGTGTCAGTTTCAAGTTAATGCATCTGCCGTTTTATATGAATGCCGATGCCGAAGTAATCATTTTCGGACATACGCACGTATTTGAATGCGATTTTAAAAATCGTACCCTCTTTCTCAATCCGGGAGAAGTATGTGCACGGGACAAGCCGTTTTCGAGCTGTGCCATGCTTGAAACAACGGACACAAACCTAACCGTTACCCATTATTCCCGTGCAGTCGGAAACGATGTATTCGAAGAACGTCACTATATTTTTGAGAGATCGTAAATCTGCTTCGTATGAGGCAATCTTCAGTGCCATAGCGGCAAGCGTACCTGAAAGGATTTTATTCCTTCAGCATTCCAAAGGAAAAATATGAAAAAAATCTTTTTATGCTCTATCTGCAATATCAACAGCGGAACCTGTAACGAAGATTGTAAGTTTTGTTCTCAAAGTGTCAAATACAAAGCGGACATCGAGCGATACAAACAAAAGCCGATAGATCAGATTTTAGAAGAGGCTCGCCGACTCGAAGGACTCGGAGCACTTGGATTTTGTCTCGTTACGGCACAAAAAGGGTTAGATGATAAAACTCTCGAATTTGTCTGCAATGTCGCATCCACACTTAAACGCGAAGTTCCCCGCCTCCGTCTTATCGCCTGCAACGGCACAGCGTCACTGGAACAGCTTCAAGAACTAAAACGATCCGGGGTGAGCGCTTATAATCATAATCTCGAGACCAGCCGTGCCTTTTACAGCCAAGTCTGCACAACCCATCCGTGGGATGAGCGATACGAAACCTGTGAAAACGTAAACCGATCCGGGCTTAAACTCATCAGCGGCGGAATCTTCGGGATGGGTGAGACACAAGAGGATCGTATCAGTATGCTAGAATCCTTAAAAGAGCTCAATCCGATCTCCGTTCCTCTCAATTTTTATCATCATAATCCGGCATTGCCGCTCAATCCCAATCCGCTCACCATCGATGAATCGTTGAATCTCATCACTCTTGCACGGAAGATCTTAGATAAAGCCGATCGGATTATGATTGCCGGAGGGCGCGAAATCACCTTCAAAGAACGCCAGCATGAAATTTTTGAAGCGGGTGCAAACAGCATCGTTATCGGGAACTATCTCACAACTGCCGGACGCGAAGCCCATACGGATCTAAAAATGCTCCAAGAGCTCGGATTTGAAATTGCGTTGTCACCTGAGGATAAGTAAGTTATAATAACACAAAAGGGAGAGGAGGTAATCCGTGTCACAGTCGGTATTATTAACCATCGCCCGTCAGTCTATTGAAGAGGTACTGCAAGCAGAGCGCTCTATAGACAGGGAAAAGCTGCTTGAAGAATATCCTGTTCTAAATCAGCCGATGGCTACTGAGATTACTCTGTATTTAAACGATAAAATACGGGGAAATTCAAAAAGTGAGTCACCGGAGCGATCCCTTCTCGATGATATTATTCACAATGCTAAAATAGCTGCTTTTCAAGATGAAAATTTCGATCCGCTTGTCACTTCCGAATACCTTCATACTGCAATAGAATTAACCTTATTTAGTGCGGAAGGGCCGCTCAGTCACAAAAGCAGCCCTATTTTGAAAGACCAATAATATAATTAGCAATCGCGAAACCGTGATTTAATCCCAAAGCAATCGAACCGCCTGATTCTTGGGTAATGTCTCCGGCGACAAAAAGTCCCGGAATATTGGTTTGATAGTTCTCATCATGGACCGGCTTACCGTCCTCTTCCTGAATTCCGCTGCCTGACAAAAATCCGCTCGGTGTTGTCCCTCCGATCGCATAAACAATCCGGTCAAACAGCTCCGACTCACCATCGCTGAAAACGACTTTCACTTTCCCGCTCTCACTCTCAAGCTCGACAATTTCGGTATTCAACATTGCCTGTAACAAGCCCTCGCTCATCGCTTTGTAAATGTCGGCTTGATTGGTCGGATTTGCACGACGAAATGTCCCCCGACGATAGCAGATTGTAACCGCATTGCGATCACACAATTCAACCGCATATTCGATTGCAGAATCACCGCCGCCGACGACCATAACCCTTTCGCCTTGCGAACATCCGTCAAGGGTATAATGCACTTGGTTTTTGATCGATGGAGGAATTTTGTAATCGGGTTTATTAGGTTTCCCCATGCGACCGATAGTAACGACTACATATTTAGCCTTTATACTTCCACCCGCGATAAATACTTCAAAACCACCTTCTGTTTTCACTATTTTTTGTACTTCGGTGTGTGTTTTAAGTTCAACCGCTTCATTGTCCAGCAACTGGTCAAAAAAGTCCAATGTAGATTCTTTCGTTCCGTCCATAAAATAGATGCTTCCGTCCAATTCTACTTTTTGTCCTTTCCAGTCTTTATCTACCCGTTTATTATCTTTGTAAAATTTACGAATCGTAGCATTATGGTTTTCATCTTTTTCCAACAACACGATATCCCGCATACCCAAAGCATAACTCTCTATCGCTGTCGCTATCCCGGCAGGACCTGCACCGATTATTGCCAACTCATAAATATGTTCCATTCGTGCTCCTAGATTTTCTATTATAAATACTCTATCACAAAGAGGGATAAAATTCGATTTATGTTATCATTGTTGTATGTACTATGTCATTCAACGTCACCAAGGTGGCCCTAAAAAACATTATCTTGCTTATACTGTTCCTAAATACATCAGTTCAGAGAACAGTCAAAATATCATTTTTGAGTTCACTCAAAACGGTGTCACGAAACGTAAATGGGCACCTAAAGAGGAAATCATACTCCTTACGGATGATAAAGAACTGTTCCAAAGTACTTTGGAGAAACTGGAAGCCTTAAAAGCTTCCCATCTTGAAAAAATTGATGCGGCGGAGGCACAATTAAATCAGGAGATTCTATCCCTTTTAAACACGATGCAGACAGCATTTCAAGCCATTAAGAAAAACAATTAAACCCTATTTAGCAACAATTCACATACATTCTTGTGCTATAATTCTCTATTCACAAATGTCTGAAGGAGACTTGTATCATGAAAAAATTAGTATTTTCCTCTTTGCTCGCTGCGACATTACTTAGTGCCAGCGACTATAACTATGAAGTTTCGCCAATGGCGGGTTATGCATTCCCTAGTGCACAGGATCTTAAAGATCATGGTGTTTATGGTGCTGAAATGCAATTTAATAATCTAGACAGTGTTATTAAACCTGAATTATCCGTTTTGTTCAGCGATGCCGATTATCAAAATGGAGCCGGTAAAACTGATATTTTCCGTTCAGCTA encodes:
- a CDS encoding flagellin B yields the protein MGFRINTNIAALNAHTSASMNNRNLDSSLSKLSSGLRINSAADDASGMAIADSLRSQSSALGQAISNANDGISIIQTADKAMDEQLKILDTIKTKATQAAQDGQTTDSRKALQADITRLMEELDNIAGTTSFNGQQLLSGQFTNKEFQIGAYSNQSVKASIGATSSDKIGQTRFETGGTIVAGVSAATLTFSAVDGKNDITLESVVISTGAGTGLGVLSEIINKSSDKTGVKASFSVQATGGAVIASGTISGLTINGVTIGLVDVKANDKNGALVAAINAVKDTTGVVASVDSRGRLVLNSADGRGIKVSGTGVDAIAGLSAAAVENYGRLSLTRLDGKDIRGISTAGVGMSSGLAEKTVNLRDIRGAISADIASAMGFNANSNAENITADKTAGVTTLKGAMAVMSIAETAQKMLDRVRSDLGSVQNQLVSTVNNISVTQVNVKAAESNIRDVDFAAESANFSKYNILAQSGSYAMSQANAVQQNVLKLLQ
- a CDS encoding flagellin B; amino-acid sequence: MGFRINTNIAALNAHTASSMNNRNLDSSLSKLSSGLRINSAADDASGMAIADSLRSQASSLGQAISNANDGISIIQTADKAMDEQTKILDTIKTKATQAAQDGQTTDSRKALQADITRLMEELDNIAGTTSFNGQQLLSGQFTNKEFQIGAYSNQSVKASIGATSSDKIGQTRFETGGTIVAGVSAATLTFSAVDGKNDITLESVVISTGAGTGLGVLSEIINKSSDKTGVKASFSVQATGGAVIASGTISGLTINGVTIGLVDVKANDKNGALVAAINAVKDTTGVVASVDSRGRLVLNSADGRGIKVSGTGVDAIAGLSAAAVENYGRLSLTRLDGKDIRGISTAGVGMSSGLAEKTVNLRDIRGAISADIASAMGFNANSNAENITADKTAGVTTLKGAMAVMSIAETAQKMLDRVRSDLGSVQNQLVSTVNNISVTQVNVKAAESNIRDVDFAAESANFSKYNILAQSGSYAMTQANAVQQNVLRLLQ
- the topA gene encoding type I DNA topoisomerase gives rise to the protein MKLIIVESPAKAKTIKNFLTKDYEVIASKGHIRDLPKNRFGIKIDDEKIVAEYRISEDSTATVKQIQELAKKSDTIYIATDEDREGEAIGWHIAHAIDKDPESLPRIVFHEITKNAIIHALETPRTIDMDRVNAQQARRLLDRIVGYKLSPLLASKIQKGLSAGRVQSSTLKIVVDREREIRAFIPEEYWTIDTLFKKDIEATLVSFENEKIDKLTIKTGDEAARIVDSLKKEAFKVGEIETKERKSSTPPPFMTSTLQQTASSQLGFSPKKTMMVAQALYEGVKTPEGTSGVITYMRTDSLNLAAEAVEAAREVILNRYGKEYLPAQAKVYTKKSKGAQEAHEAIRPTMLGFTPEVAATYLKPDEIKLYRLIYNRFLACQMNDARFEQQSITFESPKAQFRATGRKLLFDGFYRVTGSDDKDKLLPSLTTGDAIDIQSITPEQHFTEPPARYSEASLIKKLESEGIGRPSTYAPTISTLQARNYIEIEKRAIIPTEIAFTVTEMLENHFNEIVDASFTATMEETLDEIGEDGKSWHKILLDFYYPFIEKIEAGKTNIVSLKMAKPLGRNCPQCGSELLLRSGRFGEFIACSGFPKCKYTEQTEENQKENPATPDEVSEEVCDKCGSAMVVKNGRNGKFLACSGYPKCKNTKTLNQETKFSEVPCPECSGKLLWRQSRRGAFWGCEHYPKCKFISKFEPSDKKCQVEGCGGALAPRTYRNKEVYECVKCKDRTPREENA
- a CDS encoding metallophosphoesterase encodes the protein MKIGLLSDTHTKKGRSQKAIDHLKSQGAEFLIHAGDIVKPEILEQLKNSGLRYVAVYGNNDAGLIEHHTRYNLVQEPHYFKLGGVSFKLMHLPFYMNADAEVIIFGHTHVFECDFKNRTLFLNPGEVCARDKPFSSCAMLETTDTNLTVTHYSRAVGNDVFEERHYIFERS
- a CDS encoding biotin synthase, which translates into the protein MKKIFLCSICNINSGTCNEDCKFCSQSVKYKADIERYKQKPIDQILEEARRLEGLGALGFCLVTAQKGLDDKTLEFVCNVASTLKREVPRLRLIACNGTASLEQLQELKRSGVSAYNHNLETSRAFYSQVCTTHPWDERYETCENVNRSGLKLISGGIFGMGETQEDRISMLESLKELNPISVPLNFYHHNPALPLNPNPLTIDESLNLITLARKILDKADRIMIAGGREITFKERQHEIFEAGANSIVIGNYLTTAGREAHTDLKMLQELGFEIALSPEDK
- a CDS encoding AMMECR1 domain-containing protein → MSQSVLLTIARQSIEEVLQAERSIDREKLLEEYPVLNQPMATEITLYLNDKIRGNSKSESPERSLLDDIIHNAKIAAFQDENFDPLVTSEYLHTAIELTLFSAEGPLSHKSSPILKDQ
- a CDS encoding NAD(P)-binding domain-containing protein produces the protein MEHIYELAIIGAGPAGIATAIESYALGMRDIVLLEKDENHNATIRKFYKDNKRVDKDWKGQKVELDGSIYFMDGTKESTLDFFDQLLDNEAVELKTHTEVQKIVKTEGGFEVFIAGGSIKAKYVVVTIGRMGKPNKPDYKIPPSIKNQVHYTLDGCSQGERVMVVGGGDSAIEYAVELCDRNAVTICYRRGTFRRANPTNQADIYKAMSEGLLQAMLNTEIVELESESGKVKVVFSDGESELFDRIVYAIGGTTPSGFLSGSGIQEEDGKPVHDENYQTNIPGLFVAGDITQESGGSIALGLNHGFAIANYIIGLSK